In Fusarium fujikuroi IMI 58289 draft genome, chromosome FFUJ_chr08, one genomic interval encodes:
- a CDS encoding related to monocarboxylate transporter — protein sequence MDTAKDIADDNPLAESSFSVDDASPKPIPNGGLLAWLQVAGSFCLYFCTWGLIASFGSFQTIYERDELSNHTPFQISVIGSLQTFLMVFSGFIVGPIYDSGYFRHLLVVGSTFIVIGTVLQSLSQKYWQYLLTQGLMIGIGAGCLSILSVAITSLWFTTKLPLVNGLAACGSGLGGVLLPIMIRELNAQTSLPWATRAMALLLLVLLLFSNLVLRPGPNPSGPAQRRQLLDKTAFTDWPYVLFVAGCFSVFLGMYTPFVYVQSYALDKRIASTDLAGNLLAILNSSSIFGRILPAFLAQTLGPMNTIISAAVLLATTSLCLISATRTPRLLVTVISQGFFTGSFFALQPTIFVRLTSDPRRIGTRFGMAFSVMSVALLFGPPVGGALRRSMSYTAAWVWAGLTVFFGGMLILCSRLLKDKKSLIV from the exons ATGGATACTGCCAAAGACATAGCCGATGATAACCCTCTCGCCGAAAGCAGTTTTTCGGTCGATGATGCATCACCAAAGCCTATTCCAAATGGCGGGTTACTCGCATGGCTGCAGGTTGCGGGCTCGTTTTGCCTCTACTTTTGTACTTGGG GGCTGATCGCAAGCTTTGGAAGCTTTCAAACCATCTATGAGCGCGACGAACTGTCAAATCATACACCGTTCCAGATATCAGTCATCGGCTCTCTGCAGACATTTTTGATGGTCTTCTCAGGGTTCATAGTTGGCCCGATCTATGATTCTGGCTACTTTCGACACCTTCTGGTTGTCGGCTCtaccttcatcgtcatcggaACTGTACTTCAAAGTCTGAGTCAAAAGTACTGGCAGTACCTTCTCACTCAAGGCCTCATGATTGGTATTGGCGCCGGTTGTCTATCGATCTTGAGTGTTGCTATTACTTCGCTATGGTTTACTACAAAATTGCCCTTGGTCAATGGACTCGCAGCTTGCGGTAGTGGACTTGGAGG TGTTCTTCTCCCAATTATGATACGGGAGCTCAATGCGCAGACAAGCTTGCCCTGGGCGACGAGGGCTATGgctttgctgctgttggttctACTCCTGTTTTCCAACCTCGTGCTTCGCCCAGGGCCGAACCCCAGTGGGCCAGCTCAGCGAAGGCAACTCCTTGACAAGACGGCTTTCACAGACTGGCCGTATGTTCTCTTCGTGGCTGGGTGTTTCTCTGTCTTTTTAGGCATGTACACGCCGTTCGTTTACGTCCAAAGCTACGCTCTAGACAAAAGAATCGCGTCGACCGATCTTGCAGGGAATCTGCTTGCAATTCTGAACAGCAGCTCAATCTTTGGCCGCATCCTACCAGCTTTTCTCGCACAAACTCTTGGACCTATGAACACTATCATCAGTGCAGCAGTCTTACTTGCCACGACAAGTCTGTGTCTCATCTCAGCAACTAGAACTCCACGATTGCTTGTTACCGTCATCAGCCAAGGCTTTTTCACGGGTTCCTTCTTCGCTCTTCAGCCGACCATTTTTGTCAGGCTGACTAGCGATCCTCGAAGAATCGGAACCAGATTTGGTATGGCCTTCTCGGTCATGTCTGTTGCGCTGCTATTCGGTCCGCCTGTAGGAGGGGCCTTGCGAAGGAGCATGAGCTATACGGCAGCTTGGGTTTGGGCTGGGCTGACTGTTTTCTTCGGAGGCATGTTAATCCTTTGCAGTAGATTGCTGAAGGATAAGAAGTCTTTGATAGTCTGA
- a CDS encoding related to amidohydrolase family protein, giving the protein MAKTLFVNGRILSKTETGLNGNAHFSDCMLIQDDKIVVVGSRDDIPQNLGSDIQVRDLDQRVVLPSFIDGHMHLLLLGQSLRKLDLSRCTSLEDIRSCIKKYAAENPDTPTILCKGWRHYMTPGGVTAAMLDDLDPRPIFVDAGSLHSCWCNTAALKELEVQDMPDPAGGKIYRDADGKPSGLLDEGAMMSIIWPFQAKSSPKHERIEAIRAAVKEYNAAGYTGAVEMAMDEEAWDALVTLKETEPNLSLRIAAHWLIKPTANLEQNSKQVQRAIELSKLYNSSTSPELRLVGIKVITDGIVDACTAYLSEPYTTAGSPPPIWEPDFLEPVVREADAGGLQVALHAIGDGAVRMAINAIEKHATPGRRHRIEHLELVSPEDSKRLGRLGLTASIQPIHADPTALTMWPELIGEERYERAFAYREFADAGALMAIGTDSPTSPWSPMHNFHVAINRQSSKSPENPKIVHEHFRLGLCETFVAATEGAARSVFAEDRVGSLTPGKLADFIVVDMEWDPKTLLKAEVKETWFGGSRVF; this is encoded by the exons ATGGCCAAAACATTATTCGTCAACGGCCGCATCCTGTCCAAGACAGAGACAGGCCTCAATGGCAACGCCCATTTCTCAGACTGCATGCTCATCCAAGACGACAAGATCGTCGTAGTCGGGTCTCGTGATGATATCCCCCAGAATTTGGGTTCAGACATTCAAGTGCGCGATCTTGATCAGCGTGTCGTCCTCCCCAGCTTCATTGATGGCCATATGCATCTCCTCCTACTCGGTCAGTCCCTTCGAAAGCTTGATCTGTCACGATGTACTTCACTTGAAGACATCCGATCATGTATCAAAAAGTACGCTGCCGAGAATCCAGACACACCGACTATCCTTTGCAAAGGATGGAGGCATTACATGACGCCCGGCGGAGTTACGGCTGCCATGCTGGATGATCTCGATCCTCGGCCTATCTTTGTCGATGCGGGCTCTTTGCACTCTTGCTGGTGTAATACTGCGGCTCTgaaagagcttgaggttcaAGACATGCCAGATCCAGCCGGCGGCAAGATTTATCGTGACGCAGATGGAAAGCCATCTGGCCTTTTAGATGAAGGCGCCATGATGTCCATCA TTTGGCCATTTCAAGCAAAGTCATCTCCCAAGCATGAACGAATAGAGGCGATCCGCGCTGCCGTAAAAGAGTATAACGCAGCTGGCTACACTGGCGCAGTAGAAATGGCCATGGACGAAGAAGCATGGGACGCTCTAGTCACACTCAAAGAAACAGAACCCAATCTGTCGCTACGGATAGCAGCTCACTGGCTCATCAAACCAACCGCCAACCTTGAACAAAACTCAAAGCAAGTGCAGCGAGCAATTGAGCTGAGCAAGTTGTACAACTCGTCAACAAGTCCTGAACTTCGACTTGTTGGAATCAAGGTCATCACTGATGGTATTGTCGACGCATGCACTGCCTACCTGTCTGAACCGTATACCACTGCAGGAAGCCCGCCGCCAATCTGGGAGCCTGACTTCCTGGAGCCCGTGGTCAGAGAGGCTGATGCTGGTGGCTTGCAAGTCGCCTTACATGCTATTGGCGATGGGGCTGTGAGAATGGCTATAAATGCTATTGAGAAACACGCTACACCAGGCCGAAGGCATAGAATTGAGCACTTGGAGCTTGTTTCCCCAGAAGACTCCAAGAGGCTTGGAAGACTTGGTTTGACAGCATCCATACAACCGATTCATGCTGACCCAACAGCGTTGACAATGTGGCCTGAACTCATTGGAGAAGAGCGATATGAAAGAGCCTTTGCGTACCGTGAGTTTGCTGATGCAGGTGCCTTAATGGCGATTGGTACTGATAGCCCTACGTCACCATGGTCGCCTATGCATAACTTCCATGTTGCTATCAACCGCCAGTCCTCTAAAAGCCCAGAGAATCCCAAGATAGTACACGAGCACTTTAGGTTAGGGCTTTGCGAGACGTTTGTCGCGGCGACAGAAGGTGCAGCTAGAAGCGTGTTTGCTGAAGATCGTGTTGGAAGCTTGACGCCTGGGAAACTGGCTGACtttattgttgttgatatgGAATGGGATCCTAAGACGCTGCTGAAAGCTGAGGTGAAGGAGACCTGGTTTGGTGGATCCCGGGTATTCTAA